DNA sequence from the Butyricimonas faecalis genome:
TCATTTCGCAAATTCAGGCTAAAACCGATCCCCCAATACGATTGGCTATTCAATATATTCTTCTTCTCCCGGGCCAGCACGCCCCAATCCACGAACCCGGTAACCGACACCCGAAATCCTCTTTTGATATAAGGCATGAACAACGTTGCGGACATGGAAGCAGAAAGTCGTTGCGTTCCGCACGTGGTATCGGAATCAAATCCCCGGATGTTGGCATCCTCGAAATAAATACAATCATCCGGATTCCGCTTGATTCCTAACACGTAATCCACGTTACCATAAAAGCGCAAGCGGTGGCGGGACAGATCGTACAAACGACTGATGTATTGGCTTCCGACTTTAAACACGCCACTCTCCGCCGTGTAACCGTTCAAAAAAGTACCTAAAGCCGCGTACCAAGAATGGTATCTTTCCGTGTACTTGTTGAACCACGAATAATGCCATTCCGTTCCCAAGTACCCGTACTTCGTGAAGTCGCTCTTCTCGTACCCGAAAAGCAATGTTCCTGAAAGTCCGGATGGAATATCCTCTGTTCGCCCGAAATCATAGATCAAGTTAGCCTTGAAGTACTTGATTTTGGTGAATGTCAAGGCTCCCATGACGCGATTACGGTCATAATAGAAATGATTGGAATCGCTCGACACTTGCGGACGATCGACAAAACTCGTTCCTGTGTAACGTCCCGTGAGGTAGAATATCCGGTTGTAACTATGCTTTTCCGGTAAATAAAAAGATGTTCCTCCCCAAAAGTCCCACAAGCGATAATTAAATAATTCCACGGGCTTATTTATATCCCGGTCGACTAATGATTTTGAGGAATACACTCGACTATACGCCGCTCCTCCAGCCCATTTCGTCTTGTACGTCAAAAACTCTTTATCCAGTTCCACCCGCAAAATATTCTGATTATAGGAGTTCTCGTACAGCCCATAGAAGTCCATGTGAGAGCCAAGAAGGTTACTGGCTTTATACTCGACCAAGTTTCCCCAGGCTTGATCTTTATTTCCTCGAAAACTGGCTTCGTAATGCAAACTATGCCCCAGTTTGAACAAGTTTTTGGTTTCCAATCCCAGGTCTACTGCGTTCAAGAAGTTACTCCACACCTCCCCCGTCCATGAAAATTCATCCTTGCAAATAACCACCAGATTGACTTGATTCGTGTCGTTTTGCACTTCCTGTATTTCGATCAACGCATCATCCACGTTCGACATCGATTTCAGCAACTGTTCGTTCTGTACCAACTCGAAAGGGTCAACTGGCATTCCCGGCCTCACGGTCAACTGTTTTTTTATCACCCGTTCGGACGATTTCTGGTGAACGGAATTTGCCATACTCAACAGCCATTGCAAACTGTCCTGTAAAGGAAGCGTGTCGTTAACACTCGTTCCGAAAGGAGATAAGATTTTCACGTAAATATCATGGATGGTCTTTCCTTGGTAAGGTTTGTAACGATCCTCGCTATTCTCCGTTTGTACAATATCGATATTAATCTTCCGAGGATTCACGAAAATCATTTTGTACAACTCTTTCGTCCACCCTCTACGATAAGCGACCTCCTTGATCTTGGAATACTCATATTGGAGAGTATCCCGAATTAAACTATCCGGCAGGAAAACCACGTTACTTTGTTTCAGTGAATCAGGAAGTTTTATAAGGTCATACCCTTTATTCTCACGCACGTTGAATGATAAAGGCCTTGCATTTGCTTGACTTTCCACGAGTAACACCCATGTCAGCATCCATATCATACAACGAATAATCACACGCTTCCTTTCCAATAAAATTACTCCTCTAACACTAACGTTTTCAATCGATCAGACATCCAAACCTCTCGTTCTCCCTGTTTATTTTGGTAAATAAAACAAGCCTCTATATAAGGATTATCTAACACTATTTTTTTAGCTTCTTCCGTTCCCAATACCATACATGCCGTCGCATAAGCATCTGCCTCCATACATGTCGGAGCATATACGGAAGCTCCCAATATATCTTGTTGGACAGGATAACCGGTCCGAGGGTTTATCGTGTGAGAATATTTTTTTCCATCCACCACGTAAAAACGGCGATAATTCCCGGATGTTGCCAACGCACCTTCCCGCAAAGCCAACACGAGCTGCAATTCCCGGTTTGCCGCTGCCACATCGTCAATCGGTTTGTCGATCCCGATATGCCACGGGCGTTGCTTATTACTTTCCCCTTTCACGCGGATTTCACCACCGATCTCGATCATGTAATTTTGTACTCCTTTCCGATCAAAAAACTCGGCTACAAGATCCACGCCCAATCCTTTGGCAATGGAACTGGCATCCATCTGTACCCCCTCCACCCGTTTCACTAACCGCTCTCCTTCTAATTGCACTTTATCCATTCCCACGTATTGCAACAGCGAATCGACTTTCTCGCCCGAAGGCAATTTCTCGTTTTTAAAACCGAATCCCCAAGCATTCACCAGCGGACCCACGGTTACATCAAAAGCCCCACCCGTTGCTTCGTTCACCTCTTTTGCTTTCCTGTACATGATTACAAAAAGCGAGTCCACCTGTTCACATTCTCCCCGGTTCCACCGGGCAATTACAGAGTTTTTGTTGAACATTGACAAGGACTGATTCACCCGTTCCATCTCTTGACGGATTTCCACGGCGTAGTCCGTTTCACTCTGGTATGACACATGGTAAACGGTACCATACACATGGCCTTCCGTAAAACGGTATACATTACGCTGACATCCCATCACCAACACCAGCCCGCAAATGATAATCCCCAATTTTTTCATACACTTTTCTAAAAATAATATCCCAAATTAAAATAAAAGCCCAGCTTCTTTGACCAATCGGAAAGACTGAACACGAAATCAATCGGTCCCACGATACTATCGTATGAATATCCGACACCTCCACCCCAAATATCATTGCCACCCAATATATCAAAGAAGTTGGCCTCTTGTTTCGCGTAATTTCCGGCCAGAGAAACATAATGGTTACGACCGATATTATATCTTACCTTGACTTTGGCCACCATGAGTGAATTATCAAATATCTCCAGATGTTGAATTCCCAAGAAAGGTAACTGTTGATCGACATACCTCCCGGCTACATCCCCTCCCATGCAATTCAAATAAGGATAGGGAACACCATGTCCCACCAGCACTCGTCCGTAGATCGACGGGATAAATTTCACTCGACGGGTGATGGATAGCACAGACTCGAAATCCAGCCCGATGGCAGAGAAGGGGGCTCCATCATTATAAGTAATCAAGTTATCCGTGTACAAGGAATAATCCACTTTCAGCGACATTCCCCGTGTCGGATAATAGCGTTTATCGAAGGTTT
Encoded proteins:
- a CDS encoding BamA/TamA family outer membrane protein; translation: MIWMLTWVLLVESQANARPLSFNVRENKGYDLIKLPDSLKQSNVVFLPDSLIRDTLQYEYSKIKEVAYRRGWTKELYKMIFVNPRKINIDIVQTENSEDRYKPYQGKTIHDIYVKILSPFGTSVNDTLPLQDSLQWLLSMANSVHQKSSERVIKKQLTVRPGMPVDPFELVQNEQLLKSMSNVDDALIEIQEVQNDTNQVNLVVICKDEFSWTGEVWSNFLNAVDLGLETKNLFKLGHSLHYEASFRGNKDQAWGNLVEYKASNLLGSHMDFYGLYENSYNQNILRVELDKEFLTYKTKWAGGAAYSRVYSSKSLVDRDINKPVELFNYRLWDFWGGTSFYLPEKHSYNRIFYLTGRYTGTSFVDRPQVSSDSNHFYYDRNRVMGALTFTKIKYFKANLIYDFGRTEDIPSGLSGTLLFGYEKSDFTKYGYLGTEWHYSWFNKYTERYHSWYAALGTFLNGYTAESGVFKVGSQYISRLYDLSRHRLRFYGNVDYVLGIKRNPDDCIYFEDANIRGFDSDTTCGTQRLSASMSATLFMPYIKRGFRVSVTGFVDWGVLAREKKNILNSQSYWGIGFSLNLRNDNLILKNVSIRFAFYPKGPPDMHSIEVNVSSRRRNGFYDYRVYKPDAIKYE
- a CDS encoding FAD:protein FMN transferase, with protein sequence MKKLGIIICGLVLVMGCQRNVYRFTEGHVYGTVYHVSYQSETDYAVEIRQEMERVNQSLSMFNKNSVIARWNRGECEQVDSLFVIMYRKAKEVNEATGGAFDVTVGPLVNAWGFGFKNEKLPSGEKVDSLLQYVGMDKVQLEGERLVKRVEGVQMDASSIAKGLGVDLVAEFFDRKGVQNYMIEIGGEIRVKGESNKQRPWHIGIDKPIDDVAAANRELQLVLALREGALATSGNYRRFYVVDGKKYSHTINPRTGYPVQQDILGASVYAPTCMEADAYATACMVLGTEEAKKIVLDNPYIEACFIYQNKQGEREVWMSDRLKTLVLEE